The Salminus brasiliensis chromosome 4, fSalBra1.hap2, whole genome shotgun sequence nucleotide sequence CTTCTCTAGAGCCATTGGCAAGGGGGTTCTAGTATGTATATGGTGAGCATTTGAGCACTCAGATGGTCCTTTGAATTGATATGGTTTCATATTGAATCCCTGCTTTgactgaagaaccactgaagaacccctTTAACAACAGTTTAAAAAGATCACCGAGGCAGCCAATATAGACACCTTGCTtatactaaagaacccttgaagaacccactTTTAAATGTGTAGTCTATTGCAACTTAAAGCGTGGTCCATACACTGCTGAAAGTGTTCCTTGAGGcacgtttggaggttcttcaatgtGTGGTACTtcaaaactgtggaggaaccttttcatgggatttgaggaaccttcaaaaatgtgtttttgaaaagaaggttcctcaaagctccttaagaggttcctccacagtttctaaACCAATGAACAaccaaacgttcctcaaggatctcaaAAACCATAATCTGCACTTTAGAAAAACTGAAAGTTCTGTGTATAGAACcacttaaaaggttctttgaagaaccataAAAGAAGTTTTCCATCATTGACACCACACAATAACCCACTGGTGCATTcaggtggttctttgagttgtcatggttctacagAAAcatctttactaaagaacccttgagcaCTGTAAGGGTGTTCGCACTGAGGACTCTTTTAATGCTGAACTTTACATTAAtaagaatgttttttctttcttagcTCGTGTAAAACGATCCCATCACAGGTGTCAATCCGgagcacccccccccacccctaccCCCCCTCCTTCACTGGTCGAGCCTCCTCATCATTCTTCCGAAATGACCGTGCTCCCCATTCAGTCCGCGGACGTCTACCTTCCAGCTGACCACCGCAACGCCCCGAGCCCTCCATCATCACCCTCCACCGGACACTCCTTTACACTGACGTAGCACACATTTCGCGATTACTGCAGCAAAGCGTTCGCTGAAAGGCGAGGTGAAATCTCCTGGATTTATGCCCActcccttcttttcttttcagccCTAATTTATGCCACGCGATTCTGTCTTGGTGAAATCAAGCAGAAAGCTCCCCttctcgtcctcctcctcccttttctGGAGGTGGACTATGGAGAGACTGTTTAACTTAAGTGTTTCTATAGGGGGCTGTTGTACTTTAACTCCTGCCCACCAGTAGCTGCGGTGAACAAAGGCCGGGACTCGAGGTCTGACTATTCATCTTTTCTTCGCGCTTTAATTTTCATTGATTTTGAATACAAgaggaggggtggtggtggtgatgtgtgtgagtgtgtgtatgtgtgtgtgtatgtggaggggaggggaagagaggggggggggtgacagcCCTTGGGGATTCTCTCTGAAGGGCACGACACGCCTTTAGACGCGCACGGCCCCCAAGCCAGCCATCTGCTCCCAACCAAATGGCGTTTTTTCACATCTCAACTGCATGTCTctactgcctctctctctctctctctctctctctctctctctctctctctctctctctcgcactcttcCTCCAAATTAGACTGGAAGCATGCTAAAGAAGCGGCCAACTGAATGGCCGGCCACTGACCATATGGTTAGGGAAGCTGGAAGCTAGATGGCTCGAGCGAGTGGCCCGTGGGAACACCAACACTGTACAATAAGGACAGCGTGCTGCTGCACGGGGGCTTCGAGCGTGTGGCCGCTACCGCGCTGGTAGGCTGGACCTGTTGCGCCTACCTCGGTCCGAGCAAACAGAGCGCAAAGCGAGTTGGGAAAACCGTTACGACTGCCCTACACTTGTCTCGTTCCATTAATGACACGAGTTGCAGTGCTGTCACacacgtacatacacacacacacacacacacacacacacacatttcgaTATTATGTACATTTACTTTATCACCAGTTGACCAACTAAGAATGGGATAATGGGATAAAGGATATGGGCTAATTCACCAGAAAGGTGTAtctatgggggggggggggggtaggtggGGATGGAGTGCTGCACACTCTACAGTTCACCCTTTACGCCAATGTTTTGTTTGCGAGGCAGAACAGAAGACCCCGCAACGTGACGCAGCAGAGTCGCGCGCCATTACAATGACAAAGGCGCAGACGCGTGGCTCAGGATCGTATGATTGATAAGACTCAGCGACTCAGCATCGCAGCTGATGGAAACATCTAAGGCCAGCTAAGAGAGAACCgccatctgttttttttctctctctgtgttgtgtgtttgtctctctctctctctctctctctctctctctctcgctctctctctctgtgtgtgtataatggcCTCGCTGCCAGATTAACACTGGTCGTGAGACCTGAGTGAGCACGTCTTTGTGTCCTAAGTCAGATTACTCTGGCCAGCTGCTATGAGTGGGCATGAACTCTTCACAGTAGCCTGCCTATTGTAAAGGAGAAAAAGGTTTCggggtgtgtgtatgggtgtgcgtgcgtgcgcgcgtgtttgtgtgtgtgtatgtgtgtgtgtgtgtgtgtgagagagagagaggggttgaATTCTTCAGCTGAAGACAGTCGCGTGCCGATGTCCCTCAGAGAACATCTGCCCCTTTCCCCGGGGTGGTTTTGTTCGTTTGAGAAACTGGAGTtcaaagagacacagagagagaaatcaaTAGATCAATAGTTCACGGAAGCGCAGAGCGGCTCGTTAGGCGAGGACAGGCTCTCagacccacacacaaacacacagctgatTCCAGCTGCTCTTCACAATCCATCAGTATTCACGATTAATAGTGAAACCATCAACATAACACGTTTATGTTTGTCTTAAACCCTCATTACATTCTCAGCTGAAGGGGTTCTTTGACCAAcgtgcaacacaacaacaatagtGGGACCCTCTTTAGCCCTATGTGGGACCAAAAAATGACCCATTTAAGCATTTTTGAGGAGCCTCCTTTTAGAGTGTGATCATTGCGATCAAGTAATATTTTGGCCTTTGGGGACACCCACACTGTGctgaaaatgggttctttgactttgAATCGTAATAATAGTGGAAACCTTTTTTGGTGCATAGAACCATATATATCATAGAAAAGAACATCTCAGCCAAGAAATTACCAATCATCCGAATGGTTCTTTGTAGAACGGTTCTTTGTTGTAATGGTTCTATGCAGAACCACTGTTTTAACTACTGAAatcactgaagaacccattatTATGGGTGCAGTCCACTGCATTGCAATGAAAAGTGTGATCTGTAGGAACTTCAAAACCAACACTATTTTTAGACTCACAACAATGTTTTATGTGTAcgagaacctttttaaaaaaagaaatgttcaTTAAGCAGCCCTGTTTAAGAGGTTTCCATCATAGAACTGAACCACTCGCCAATACATTTGTTTTACAGTCTTTTATAACCTATTTTAAAGGCTGCATtctattgtattgtgataactAGCTATAACCCATACAGGAGCacctatactatatatatatatatatatatatatatatatatatatatatatatatatatatacaaagtaGTGGGACACTTTTTGGTGCTATGTATAGAgccatttttaaatattctttAGAAAAAATATACAGTAGTCTTTCCATCATAGAAAATAATATTTCAGGCAAGAAATGACCAAATAACCAAATGTCTTTTTGAGCTGatatggttctatgtagaaccagtgaacctttgaggaacccattttaaaaaatatagtCTATTGTATTGTGATGACTAGCTTTGCCCATATAGGAGCACCTATACTTATAACACACACTATTagcaaaaaaggttctatataaaactgaaaaagggttctttgacaatATTGGTGCGACACGAAACCATTTGAAATGTTATTTATAAACAAAATGTATTCCTTCGTAGAAAACAGCCGTTCAGCTAAGAAATGACCATGCATGCATGATTTGTCATGGCTCTGAACCTTTGCATTTACTCTAGTTTAAACCCACCAGGAACTACAGGCCAGAAGTACAGGCTTGATCAgagcatgtctgtgtgtttaattgataaaataataaataagttcAAGCAGGCTTCATGATAATGCAAGAAAAAAGGCCACTCCAGATTACAGATTCTGTGGGAGGAGTAGACGATACTATAATCTGTCTTTTGATCCAAAAACAAGTGATACTCAGCTAAAGTCCTGATCCCATATGAACATAAAAGACACATAagttaaaagaaagaaaacattcactgcttcataaaaataaaaatgcataagtacttcaaaaacaaatgtaaagacTGGATGTATCTGTACAGTATCAATCGGCTCAGCTGTATTCAGTGTGTTTGCTGGTTTTCAATCCAACCAAGCAGAAGCTCTCCTCATATAACTGTAATCCACCTCATTTGTTCAGTGTAtgaaaaaagccaaaaatgctcaaaatatgaaaactaaatacatacatttgtcATAAATTGCCTAATGAAAATAGTTGTAATGAAATACATTGCTTAATACATTTGCTTTAGGTTTTGGTTTAAAAAGCAAGTAAAAAGTAGTAAACTTGTTTTTAAAACATAGTAAActtgtttttgctgtgtttaCTGTATATTTGCTAATACTTAACTTTAATATATGCAACATACTGTGTCTATGTTTAATTTCccacacattttttaaaaggaATAAGATAAGATGAGATAAAAtgagataatcctttattagtcccacagtggagaAATTCAcagtgacacagcagcaaagggatagcatgacactcagttacaaaaagtAGATAAATTAGCCGTGTATATACAagataaataatacaatatttgTTCAGATATATAAAAAGCCAGTATAATTTTCTTCGACGTCTGCTGAATGCCAGATTAATGGAAAAAAGGAGCATCAGCCGTTTGTAAAAGTGAGCGTCAGTAGAACTCTTTTTGTTGTGCTGCTCCTTTAAGGCGGTTCTGGCGGTTGATTGGTTGGTGATCTAAGgcggaagaggaagaggacgcCCGCTGTAAACAGTGCGCCGATCAGAGCTGTGTCTGTTATTCTGGCTGTTAACAGTAGCTATAGCGGTTCTGACTTAGGTGCAGAATGGTTCGCTGTGCTGTTCGGACTTTTGCTTGTAATGTTTCCCCCTGTTACTGAACCGTAAACTATGTTTTGTTTGAGGTGTCGTGTTAGCTTTAGCCTTAGCGTTATCCTCGACAGTTCACCCACTCACTAACTTCGAGGAAGGCTCTTTCTCGGTTGTATGTCCGTTGGGGCTTATCCTGTCCTGTCCAGTCCAGCCTGTAAAAGTAGAAAACACTACTTGAAATAATAAGAAACAGCTGGCCATGACGTTACTTTAGGGACAAAAAACCTACACTGACAAATTGAATTGCCCACACTAGCTAAGAGGAATGTGCCTCATAATCTGACCTTTTTAAGACTTCCATTGTGTTGAGCTGGCACCCACAAAATTATCCTCTCTTCCTTCATAAGTCCCACTGTAACCACAGTAAAGAGCAAACAAAGAGCTTCCAAGTCCAAGGAACCTCCTCTACGCATGTGTAGATATGGGTGTGAAAGGCTTACAGTACTTTATGGAGTCTTGTTGTCCAGAGACTTGCTTGCCTGTGGACCTTCGGCAAATGGCTGCAGCTCATGTGAGAGCCCATCATGAGACCATTGCTACAGTGGTGGTCGATGGAATGGCCTGTCTCAGGTACTGGTATCGATGTCAGGCTTGGGTCCATGGAGGCCAGTGGCAAGAGTACATGCGTTTTCTGGAGGAATTTGTGGGTGCGTTCACAGCAGCAGGTTTAAGGTTAGTTTTTTTCTTCGATGgcacagtggaggagcagaagcGTGCAGAGTGGGTGAAGAGACGTCTGAGAGTTAACCAGGACATAGCAAAAGTATTTCAGTACATTAAGAATCACCGTCAGCAACCAGACAGAGAAATGTTTTGTCTTCCCTCCGGACTCGCCACCTTCTCCAGGTTTGCCATCAAGTCTCTTGGTCAGGAAACATGGAGCTCTGTTCGTGAAGGAGACTATGAGATTGCCCAGTATGCCCTTTCTAACAACTGTATGGGTATTCTCGGACAGGATACAGACTTCATCATCTATGACACTGTTCCATACCTGTCCATTGCAAAACTGAGATTAGAAAGCATGACCACAGTGCAGTTTTCTAGAGAAAAGCTCTGTCACACCCTGAAGCTTCAAAAGTCTGATCTTCCTCTCTTGGCGTGCATTCTGGGCAACGATGTTGTGCCAGAGCCCCAGCTGCAGCACCTCCGTAAAACTGCTTTGACCTCTTACGGGAAGAAACATCCGGGTGATAAGGTCCATGCTGTGGCCAAGTTCATTAATAGTCTTCATTCTAATGGTGATGGAATACATGGCATCACATTAATGCCTTTGTCCAAAGCAGACAAGGAGGTTGTAGAAAAAGGAATCCAGTCATATCTACTCCAAGGACAAATGTCTCCTTGGTTAGATTGCAGCCCTCCTCCCCCAGAGCTAGTGTGTGCGATGGAAAAGTACATAAATGCAGACATATTACAGGTACTGAAAATAGTACATAGTACATCGTTTTAGTTTAAGATCATTGTGAACTCAGTATCAGTTCAGTTGGGCCATTCCACTTTCTTGCAGGCAGCAAAGGAGAAGCACATGCGAGCTGAGTGCTTTGTAATCTATAATGTGCTACACGATGGGGTGGTGGAGTGCAGTAATACACTGGAAGATGAGGAGGAAGTTGAGCTACAACCACAGGCCATTTTATACCAGCCTATTAGAGAGCACATCTATGGTGTTCTTCTGCCAACACTGCCAGGTGGGGTTCTTCTCAGTTAAAATGCACTATGTTTGTAATGTGTAAGTTTCTTATTAGTTATGATATTTTCATGGATAATTGATCCCTTTATTTCCATCTCTTTTCTAGGTTCGCATAATCATACTCTGTCTGTCAAGGAGTGGTTTGTTTTTCCAGGAAATCCTCTTAAGGAGCCAAATAAAGTGGTTCCAAAGGCTCTAAATCTCCCAGGTATGCAATTGAAGCACAGTATACATACTCTTTCAACTAAAACACCTTTCAGGTTAAGTATGGTTGAACATAGAAAAATTCCTCCTAAtgctaaataataaatgtatacatttgCTCTAAGCTGCTAAGAGTTTTTATATTTAGAGTGGCTCCAGCCTTTTCTAGACATTTCTCTCTGTAGGAGCTAAAATTGGCAATGttgcttttaaaaacacagtatcTCCTTCCCAGTCCAACTACACCTCTCAGCGGTgcaatttagtttagtttttttttttttgctacctAAACTGCACACTTCTACACATTTTATGCACTGCAATAACAAGTGCAATATTgacttttaattaaaaaaaaaataagtaagtGCTCTATGTATGTGCATTGTTGCAATTGGTGattgtgttcagtgttcagttcagTGGAATGTAGTCTTTCATTTAGCTCTAAGAAGAATGTGAGGGGAATTGGTCACATGGTACTAAATTAATGTTAAACTTCtttctaaaaagaaaaaaaaattcgaATGCTGGCTTTTACTTTTAGAATAAGTAAATATTGTACCAATCATTTTCATTTCTATTGCCCACATTGGCACAACACATTATACAGTATTCTGTGCATCCAAACACAGTGGAAACACGTCCACACATAGAAGTTGGACAGGACTGTGTGTACGATGGATGTAGTGAGATGTAAATAGATAAAAGTGCTAATAAACTGTATgatactactgttattactgttgatgtgcggtgcagccatcttggattttgaacttgGGGTTGGAGAAGCTCTCTCAACTGAGCAGAAAATTCCAACCTGTGGAGGCGTTCCAGTTCACATTTCCTACTTGTAACTTGGAAAATCCAACGTCCCAAATGGAACGTTTAAATGGAAGGCAGCATGAAATAAATGCAGAGACAAATattaatcaaaataaaaaaatatgagtTAAAAATTGGCTGCTGGATAGAACACATAGTGACTATGTAATGACAAAAAGAATGGTGGTTTGATTTTAACACCATATGAAAactaaccctgcagtgtggaggCTGTAAGGCTAGCTTAGGCTAGCTATCTGCCACTGTGAGTTGTTTATATGCCTTAAACCTGTGCTATATTATAGGCTGGTTGAATGTGATAAAATAGACTAGGTTAGTTAGATATGTGGTTTAAACATTCAGAACTCGGTAATCAAGAAAGACTGTTTATCTGGCGTTAGGTTGTTCCCTGTGCTGCTCTGTGTAGcatacatttttataccaaCTGTGTCAGTGATTGAATTATTGTTGGTTAATTAACAGAGCAAACTCTTCCTGACCTGATGGCACTGTGGTTTGGAAAAGACTCTGAGCTGACAAGTATCCGTGTGTCCACTTTCCTGGCTGTCTTTGATCTACAGGACTTTTCTCAGGACTTTAGTCATATCGAGCCTCCTTTGGTAGCTGTGATTTGTCTTGTAGCATACATTGCTGTTCAGGTGAGTCTAACCTGTGGTCTTTAGCTTTGCTTGTGCTCAGgtattttcattgtttcttaatGGCGTTCTGATGTTACAGCCTGTGGTCTGTTTGTATGTACACTACTGTTTAATGTCTACATGTAAAGTGGCTCCTCAACCTTGCTTGTTATGTGTAGTTCTTAACAGACCATAGGTGTGACCTACGCCTCTACTGAAATGGTCCTTCTTTATGTATGTGTGGGTTTCTAAAGAGGACTTTCtaattgtttgttttgtacACTAGACTTTTCGATTTTCACTGCTTTCAACTGAAGCGGGCTATTTGTTCTGATTTTAGGCTAAACACGTTTCGCTAGAAGACATAGATGCATATCTAAGTCAAGCCGTCTGTATCAGATATAAGTCCTACCCAGAAGTGCAACAAACCAGGGTAAGTGGCATGAACAGTATCTTTCCGGAGACATTTCCAACTCACTGGAGTTTTCAGTTGTTCAGAAAATTGATCCGCATATCTGTCCTCATCAGAAGCTTACAAATGTAATCCATGACCCAGTTCAAAGGTGCCCTCCAGCCATGTTTACGTCCTGGTTTCTAACCAGAAATCTCCCCATAAACAGAAACTCTACAGTTGTTTGAGAGCCGGTGAATGATTAAAGCACATTTATGCTGTGTTTTCTCGAGGACACTGCATGCTGTTTTGCTCAGTGCTGCAACTCATGGTGAATTCCTCGCTCTTTTGCCAAACCAACACTTCATGAAGTTGCAAAAATTAAGAccaccgtttttttttttttgtttcttctccAGTGCAGCAAGCCGTCTTGAGCGATGGATTGGATTCTCTCACTGTTGAGAAAATAAGGGAAAAGAGAGACTTGGGGGGGATAATTTTTGGTCGCCTTGCAACATTCCTCCTAAAAACTGCTCTAATTGTGGTCTGAACCTGAGAGCAATGCTCTGGTGACGGGCTCCGAGACGTCCCCGCCGGTGACCACAGGGCTATTTCAGCTCCCACCCTAATTTAAACCTACTATGCACGCTATTTCAGACGCGGCCTCCGAGGCAGTTCATGGTTTTGGAGTGCCCGGATTGAACGCTTTCCCCACAGCAGAGATAATGGACGAAAGAGGGACAAATTAGAGCCTCGTGGGAGATATGCAGGAAGCCACCTCTTGATTTACGTGGCCCATTTGATTGGGCACAGGCCCACCTCTCTTTCACCACTCTCTCTTTtcaacagaagaaaaaaagtaaTCTCCTAAACATagaaaaactattaaaaaaaaagctataaaaCGTGCAAATAATCATTTGTCTCAAACTTTTATAGATTATGTGGTTTAAGCATTAGCAATGTTGTCTTAGGTGTTGAAAAATTAAGCTtttctgatcagatctgatttTGGGTATTGTCTGTacataaacaaacagatcaTTTGCTTTTCGGTATAAAAAGACTAAACAGATTAAAAACAGAAGCTCTCAAATGGGGTTACTCTGTTGGGAGaggagttcaaatcccagtgaTTTCAGGAATCTAGGAGAGTGTAACTGGCTCTGTTTCAGAAATTGAGTACtacaaacaataataaacatttcTATGTAAAtctactctatatggacaaaagtattgggacacctgctcattcgttgtttcttttGAACTTCTGccacgtaaagtagctgaaaccTGAAGTAGTTGAAGGAAGGGGTGTCTACAGGCATTTAGTTGACATAGTGTACATTCAAAAGTACAACATGGTCAACATAGTTCAGCAAAAAATGAAATACCCCAcatgcagtcagtcagccaagactgGCTTGATATGGGACGTGTAATTATTTAGCTTATATCGAAAATTGCTAGGCAACACTGGACCTGGAGTGTCACCAAATTATCTTGAGTAAGTTTTAAAGATacacttttttctctttctcagatACGAGGTGTCCTTTTTGTAACTTATCTTTTTGGGAAATAAAATAAGGGAGAATTTAAGACCAGCTATATGGTACAACTTTGTTCTCAGACTATAAAAGCACTGAAAACATGCCATTGAGGGAACCACtcaaattactgcattttcatttGTCCTTGTTTTAACTTTTCAACAAAGACAATAgagttctttctcttttttggaAAGAAAAGTGCTTATTGTGTTCATTGTGGTCTTCCCTACCAAAAATGACTGTTCTGTTGGATCTTCTAAGCAACCCAGATATTTTTTGGCGAGAAATGTTTTTTGCACCATATTGTGTTTCTGAAAATGTCCTTTAAGTACCCCTGGTTTAAATTCTGTCTGAAGTTTAAGCATCTACCTGTAGCCTTAAGCTACTAGACAGATTGGCAGAGGTCTGTTATGAGCCGAGATGGGTGTTTGTTGTGAACATGTCCACATTGTTTGAACATGCTTGTGTGTTGTTTCAGCTGAGGTCAAGCGAGATGGGTGAGTTTATATTGCAAGCAATGAGCAATACGTTGGCTGGTGAATGATTCGGTTCAGGGGCTGTGTGTTTAGTGAGTGCAGAACAGCAGGTGTTGAACTGCCGAGCGGCTCTGGGTGGGGGAAGCGTGTGTGCGCACGCGCGTATGCGTTTAAGGCGCAGTGGCGACAGCCTGCCGCTGGCCAGATGAAAGTGTGTGAAGCGCTCCTGCCTCCCATGTGCCGGAGGGAGGTCGGAGCACCTGTTGCACACGCCATTGTTGCTGCTCCATCAGAAGCCGCACTGTCACATCTGCCTGAAATGTGAAAAGGGGATCtcaggggaggggagggggggcttGAGGCTAGCTTTAAGAGCCAGACAGATGGCAGGAGAGTCTCCAGGGGCTGCTTGATACCCccctctaatctctctctctctctctctctctctctctctctctctctctctcgtgctgcTTTGTGACACTGAGGGAATGTGCATGCAAGCTAGTGCTAGAAATGCCTCTGCATGACCATATGCAAGCAGAAATCACAAGACCGCAATcagcatttctatttatttatttatataaatatttatatatatttactaggCAAATTTCCTAGTACTGGAAAGACAAAGTGTGCCTGTTGTGTTTTCTCTGCCTAAATTTCTAACCTGTTTTTGTTTAACTGGATTTTCACAGAGGTGAACTGGCACAGATGTGAGATTGAGGTGTCATCACACAGGTGTATGGCCAGCCCACAAGATTAACTGTTGCCATTCATGTTAAACTTTCCCCTCAGGGCCTTCTGGAGTTTGCCAGGCATCTGGCTGGAGCAGCTCTCATTGTTTATGTAGTCAAATGCTGGAAGAACAGCTGCTGCTCTTGCTTGAAGAGTGAAGTAttgctctctatctgtctacctaaCAGCAGGCCACTTTTGGTAATCATTGGCTAGAGATTTCCTGGCTGGGTTCCAAGCGTTGCTTgcctgggatttttttttccctaaatCAAACCTAGCCAAACAGTATCCAACTTTGTGAAGTGTACCAAGTGTCTTACACTTTGAATGGGAAAACATAGCTCCCAGGTGCAAAGAGCTTAATTTTTCAAATGATGACACAGACACACGGGCTGTCAGTGGCCTCTGCCGCTTTGGCTTTATCTCCAGCCTGCCTTTTGTTTGCTTTGGTTTAAGGTGTGTTTGAGAGCCGAGCAGGTGGTAGGCAAGTCTCTCGTTTTGGTGTCACAGCAGCTAATCAGTCCTTCTCTTATCTTTCCTGGATGGGGGGAGGAAGCCAGGTGAGCAGCGGACGGTTGAGCGAGAACATctgccccctccccccctctgaACATCCCGTTATCTTTACTGTTATTTCAGATTATCTCCCTTCCTCTGGCCATAATGGAGTTGAATAAATGTTAGCAGTATTATCACTTGAACTTTCTGGTGGTCTGATTTAAAAGGTATGAAAGATCTTTAGTGGAATGAATTGAAGATCTGAAAGTGTGACATTTTTTAGAACCAGAGTTTTTGAACATGCGACTGGGTAAAGCTACTGGCTGTATTTATCAGTTTCTTACACTGTTTGTAAGATTCTACTGCCTCCACTATGAAAAAAATGTATTCCGCTTTGATAAAAACActaaatgtaatatatgtatCTTAATTTGCTTGTTACCATATTAGGTAATTTTGTCAAGTCTGAGCTGACTGTATTAGTTCTGTTTTGATAATAATCTTGTTTCATTATAGCTGGTATTAAAATGTCTTAATTAGAATTTGACTAATCCATAGGCACCCCATCTGTTTTATTTGTTATCTCTTTTAAAGTAATCCTTTTGCATTACTCATCATACAGGTTCCTGAGGTGGACCCAAGGGCTGTCCAACTTGGCTCGCTCTTTGTTCGGGGCCTGACTTATCTCATTGCAGCCAACAGTGCCTGCGGTTTCCCTTTTCCAATGAGTGAGCTCATGCCTTGGAAAACCTTTGATGGCTTGCTCTTCCATTCCAAGTACCTACAGGCCCACTCTGGTTGCCCGAAGGAGGAGCTTCTAGAGGGCAATGTGAGTAAACATCTAATGACTGATAGTAATGACATAAAGTTGTGAAGTGTGCTAGATAAAGACATGCAGTTCATAGTCATCCATTAA carries:
- the fam120b gene encoding constitutive coactivator of peroxisome proliferator-activated receptor gamma isoform X2; the encoded protein is MGVKGLQYFMESCCPETCLPVDLRQMAAAHVRAHHETIATVVVDGMACLRYWYRCQAWVHGGQWQEYMRFLEEFVGAFTAAGLRLVFFFDGTVEEQKRAEWVKRRLRVNQDIAKVFQYIKNHRQQPDREMFCLPSGLATFSRFAIKSLGQETWSSVREGDYEIAQYALSNNCMGILGQDTDFIIYDTVPYLSIAKLRLESMTTVQFSREKLCHTLKLQKSDLPLLACILGNDVVPEPQLQHLRKTALTSYGKKHPGDKVHAVAKFINSLHSNGDGIHGITLMPLSKADKEVVEKGIQSYLLQGQMSPWLDCSPPPPELVCAMEKYINADILQAAKEKHMRAECFVIYNVLHDGVVECSNTLEDEEEVELQPQAILYQPIREHIYGVLLPTLPGSHNHTLSVKEWFVFPGNPLKEPNKVVPKALNLPEQTLPDLMALWFGKDSELTSIRVSTFLAVFDLQDFSQDFSHIEPPLVAVICLVAYIAVQAKHVSLEDIDAYLSQAVCIRYKSYPEVQQTRVPEVDPRAVQLGSLFVRGLTYLIAANSACGFPFPMSELMPWKTFDGLLFHSKYLQAHSGCPKEELLEGNSAWTSLFFSLRELVLEACRRRGATIPSQPRREQHGRPMDGKPHRESGPQPFSTSGQYYRQQPRDPPSYMPGNVHRPRSRHRSRRGYQLAPRWPQYQNPRSDFH
- the fam120b gene encoding constitutive coactivator of peroxisome proliferator-activated receptor gamma isoform X1, with product MGVKGLQYFMESCCPETCLPVDLRQMAAAHVRAHHETIATVVVDGMACLRYWYRCQAWVHGGQWQEYMRFLEEFVGAFTAAGLRLVFFFDGTVEEQKRAEWVKRRLRVNQDIAKVFQYIKNHRQQPDREMFCLPSGLATFSRFAIKSLGQETWSSVREGDYEIAQYALSNNCMGILGQDTDFIIYDTVPYLSIAKLRLESMTTVQFSREKLCHTLKLQKSDLPLLACILGNDVVPEPQLQHLRKTALTSYGKKHPGDKVHAVAKFINSLHSNGDGIHGITLMPLSKADKEVVEKGIQSYLLQGQMSPWLDCSPPPPELVCAMEKYINADILQAAKEKHMRAECFVIYNVLHDGVVECSNTLEDEEEVELQPQAILYQPIREHIYGVLLPTLPGSHNHTLSVKEWFVFPGNPLKEPNKVVPKALNLPEQTLPDLMALWFGKDSELTSIRVSTFLAVFDLQDFSQDFSHIEPPLVAVICLVAYIAVQAKHVSLEDIDAYLSQAVCIRYKSYPEVQQTRVPEVDPRAVQLGSLFVRGLTYLIAANSACGFPFPMSELMPWKTFDGLLFHSKYLQAHSGCPKEELLEGNSAWTSLFFSLRELVLEACRRRGATIPSQPRREQHGRPMDGKPHRESGPQPFSTSGQYYRQQPRDPPSYMPVHFFLLLGNVHRPRSRHRSRRGYQLAPRWPQYQNPRSDFH